tactcAACCATCTTCCACAAGTGCATCAAAATATGGGCAGATTTCAGGTCTTACTTTAAGATACCTTGTTTCCTAAAATGCAACCAATCAAAAAAtgaatggatttgtttttaaagaaatcatTGCATTTTAGAAATTCtatgtttgatatttaatgACAAAGCCTCCATCAGGCCAAGTGGTGTTAATAAAAAATTTCAGCTAAAGGCTTTTTATGCTGCCTTTTACATATGAAAAGAGATGCATCTGTTTCTTCTGTAAATGTGACCTTTCAGAAGACTTTCACAAACGGATAGAAAAGCTCTGTCCATTAAAGTATCTGTAACATTGAGCGTAAGTAGGAAATAtcagcctcctctcctgctctgcctTTATTAGGTGTCGTACCAGACTAGCTGCTAGGTGCACATTATGCAAATGAGGGGTATAGTGATGTCACATGGTGCAGAGGTATCGACCGGATTACTGACTAGGTgtttcaggagcagtgttttctgtggggcAGAATAACCTTTAACTCAACTGTTACATTTAGACAAGGCAGTGTAGAGTTTAAACACCGCAGTGAAAAGAGTCACGATTTTCTCCTATGGACTAAAATGCCGTAGCAGAAAATGCTGCAGCTATAGGgacaattatgtttttttctaaatcacATAAAGGGCAAAGAACAATCTCCTGAGTATAACAAATAACGCTTCTATTGGATTAAAGCAACCTTGACAGTTGTCTTGTGAAACGGGTCCTCTGAGGCCGCCGCAGTGCAagaggatcccccccccccattgttgTGTTTGGCAGATGATGAAATGATCTGCGTGGAAAGGGCGTGCAGAGCTTTGATTGAAGCCCGTTTAAATGACACCTCTCGTCGGGTGCATCATTAATCCCCCCGCCGCATGTTTGTCACGGATCAGGCCAAATATGAATAATGTATTGGGAGACATCTGACTGAGAGGCTGGTTAAAGGTGACGCTCGGTCTAATGACAGCAAACAAGCTCTTGCCCTGACATTTCCAAGGAaagtgcagacagagagagaaagagagagagagcgagagaaaaagagggaacgagcgagagagagagagagagagagagagaatgttgtGTTTAGATCCAAAGTAAGTACTCACTCACTTTGATTGGCTACTGTAAGTGATGAAATGGGACAAGATGGCTTCATCTTTTTGGCACATTGTGACAGACACGTAGCTGCAGGCTGATTGAATCTGTTTCTTATTGGATTAAAGAGATTTAAAGCATCTGTTGAGATGACTAATGCAACAATCGTCCACTGATGGAAACGTCATTCAGCAGTATACAGGTAAATGTATAcatgcaccatagactgtatataaagatggacaacatgtcaTTTTTGATAGATTTTTCCAGTCTATGTGGTTATCTGatgctgagactgactcatgattggttaaGGGAATTTACTGGCAGGACCTTCCAACTTCGGCTCCATCCCCCAATTGCCATTAAACaggctctggctccaaatgcgaTCCAAGATGGCCACGTTCATATCCAGGCTAGTTATCTACATATAATATAGCACATTCCTTCATTTATCTCCTTTGAACTCTAGCTGACGTTTAAAAGGTTCCATTTGGctagttttaaaataaaaaccatgtagaaaataataattaagtACATTAtgtcacaaagacacaaagctaTATGTTCCAGCAAAACCTTGACACCACATCCCAAGATGAGGATTCATGCAGAAGATATGGAAATAAGGAGGAGCGTTAGTCTTGTAGTGCACGATTGCATATCAAAAAAGAGTTGTtaagatgtgtttgttttatagagGGCAAATTAATAAATCTGTGAGAAGGAGAGatcattaatttgtatttatgtagaTGACAAAAACACACTTGTTTGCTTAAATTATTCTTTGTTTGATACCAGAATAAAACTGTTTCTAACTGCAAATGAAATTGTCTTTGAGCCAAACGTTCAatgccacacagacacagtcatTTGGGAGCTAATTTGTGTTCCTGTTTTATAGTTGCATATGGCAAACAtcattattttgcattttaaatcccTGGGATCAGATTAATGGCAGTCCAGGCATTAAAATCCTGAGGAGGTAGAGGAATAATAAGTGTAAGTGGATCAATGCGATCCCACAGTTTTGTTGAAATGAACACAAACTAAAACTGAAATCTTTAGAGTAAACTGTGGGTATTCCCTAGATTTTGACCCCAAACTGTTGATGTTGGGAATATGCTGACGCTCTTCCCGTTGAAAATCATCATCTTTGGCTGCGTCGTCCTATTTGAaccccagaagaagaagcagcagatcgTTATCGCTAAAGGAGCATAACTTCCAGTCTGCAACTTACACTTGATCTGATTAAGGCTGCAGCATTTTGCCCTTGGGCGATGTCTGTAGCCTGGCACGGAGACAGATAACACGATCTCCACTCATCTCCAGTTCAGAGTCCAATTTAGAAGCTCAAAACTATGAATAAATCTAACACTCCATAATTGAATTCTTTCTTCAAACAGGCCAGATTTTCAAGGTTAGGGCCCAAATGCAAATCCATTTTCCAAGCCTGAACAATGAAAAGTCATTCTCAGTGATCTCAAAAAGAAATCACGTTAGGCAGCAGGGAAAGGcaaagattctttttttttattatttaaaggaCAATTAGCCGTGTTTGTCGTGTGATCCATTGTCATTTGGACTCCACAGTGTACTGTATAAACgccataaattattaatttgattacTTGGCCTTTTCTCCTATTGTAtgtttaataaacagtgaaaactAACAGCCATACAAATGTAATTAGGGTTCACGTCTCCATCATCCGCGGCAGCATATTAACCAAAACCTGCCTCGTATCAATACTTGTCTTATTCTGCCTCCGAGAGACGCCCAGATTGATACATTCCATTAAttgttcagagggttagttatTTATTCGGCATGGTTTCCCTAATTATTTCTCTGGACGTGTTTTGTCTTGTGCATAATTCGCCGCTCCTCGGGGACAGTGCAGCGAGTGGGTGTGCTGAGAGAGCCGGCTAATGGGAGGGAGATGGCAATGAATATCAATGCTGCGACCAGTCagtccctgcagagaccagacactgtgtttgtgtttgttgtgcgtgtgtgtgtgtgtgtgtgtgtgtgtgtgtgtgtgtttgctctgttagctgctctgtCCCTGCTCACATCCCGTCTGGATCGAAACCCTGCCCTTCCTGTGCTAAAATAAACCCACCTTGGGAAGTTTAAGACCTTGCACAAAGCGCTGAGTGTTACACCTTTTGATTTTTGACTCGTATTCTGCAGCATGCGTCCGCTGAATCAAACTGAAACTGACAATGAGCCCAAAAAGCAATAAGTGCTGCAGGATCTAATTATTTAGAATTAATTTCAACAGCGGTTATGTTTCGATTTTAACGACAAATGTCATTATTGCAGAATTTAGACAATGATATGTGACGGAATTATTATGAATAACTATTCATTCTGAGCAGGAACATTTCACTAAAGGCAATCACATAACGGTTGTGGGTATTttagtgtttatttttaaagtgataAACAATTTACAGCTTTTCTAAACTCAGAGCATTTGCAGCAAACCTCCCGTGAGAGGCTcttatgcaaatacacacagtcCAAAAAGAAaacgcacaaaaacacaaataatattgcAGAGAAAATATCATAAAAACCCAATGACCCATGTCTACAATGTTCTTCAAACATTCTTACACCCTTTTCTGGGGATGAAATGTTACACTGATTCGGATTTAGAATTTGGAGAGATCCAGTAGAGCTGTGGTTCGTTATTGCTTCGCCAAAACCTTATCAAATGGATTTGATGTGGGACTGTAGACGATCATATGATCACACGTACGTGAATAAAACCGTAGTGAACCTTTGCATCTGGTTCACGTCCAATCTGTACAAGTGGAGGGGTTAAAAATACAACGGCTTCCTGCAGCAAGGCAAATCCGCAGTGTGGCTTGGCGTGGAGTTAATGGGTGTTGGAATGTCCcaactgtgtttttcttttcatacacGTTGGCTTAAATCTACAATTTCATGTCAAGTCGTTTGTATTTAACTCttgtctctttccttctccctccatGTTTTTCTCGTTCAGCTCATAGTGGAGAAGACCACAGACTTCCCCTCTGCTGAGTTCTCTCTAGTGGAGGATGTAGCTCTGCACTTCACCTGTTTGATGGACAGGCTGAACGAGCAGCGCCTCTTCCAGCCTGACCTGTGCGACGTCGACATCGTTCTGGTCCGGCAGCGCAGCACCTTCCCGGCCCACAAGGGCGTGCTGGCGGCCTACAGCCCTTTCTTCCACTCCCTCTTCGCCCAAAGCAAGCAGCTGCGGCGGGTGGACCTGTCGCTGGACGCCCTGACCTCGCAGGGCCTGCAGCAGATACTCAACTTCATTTACACCTCCAAGCTGCTGGTGAGCAGCCGCACGGTCCGGGACGTGCTGAACGCTGCCACCCTGCTTCAGATGAGCGACATCGCCGCCTCCTGTCGCGACCTCATCAGCAGCCACTCGCTGAGAACCACCTGCACAGATATGGCAAATCAGGAAAGGCTTGGCAGCGGTGACCCAGCGGTGGCGATTACCGCCAGCCAGCTGTACCGGGAGATCAAACAGGAGTCGGAGCTGGGCAGGGTGTACACGAGGGAGGGCAGCAGCCCGTTCTCCGTGCGGGTGGAGGAGGCGGGAAAGACGCCCTCTCAGCAGAAGCAGTACTACCagaaagaggaggggaaaggGGGCGGGGCCGGCTCAGGTGCTCTTTGCAAATTGGAAAGCAACGGCGAGGAGTCCAAGTCAGCCGACAGCCACTCCTCCTTCAACAGGGATCAGATCATTGTTGAAGTGAACCTCAACAACCAGACCCTCAATGTGTCAAAGGGATCGGAGGGCAAGTCAACATCCGCCACCGAGACAGCCATCATGTTTGCCCGTTGCCGTGACAACGAGAGAGATTCGGACGATGACGAAGAGAACGAGCTGGAGAATGATGCAATTGAGGAAGATGAGGACGACCTGCAGAGGGGAGACCTACTGGGGCAGAGCagcgaggaggaagatgaagaggaggatgaagaggaggaggagaacaccCTAAACATTCCAGGCTTGGAGCAGACGTCCATAATGGATCGACCTCGACGGGGCATCAGAGCCTTGGCCATGGCGGGAACCACGACCTCCATGCGGCACACGCTGGCAGAGGCTACACTCGCCAACCAGCGGCCGGGTGGGAAGAGGAGTCTGGATGCAGAGGGCCTGGGTCAGAAGGtgaggctggaggagaagcagcattTCCCGTGTAAGAAATGCCCCCGCATCTTCAACAACCGCTGGTATCTGGAGAAACATATGAACGTCACTCACAACCGCATGCAGATCTGCAACAACTGCGGGAAACGCTTCCTGCTGGAgagcgagctgctgctgcaccagcaGACCGACTGCGAGAAGAGCATCCAGGTAGGAATCTGACAAGATGAGTTCCACTGCAGCTTTAAGGCAATGCTatacaactttttttatttaccttgaAGTCGGTGAACCATCAAAATTGGTTTGATGGTTCACTGACTTGGAATACGGAGAAAGGCGCAGTTTACTTTTCCACTTCTAACCCTGACTGCATATAGAATCCGGTCCTGCAGGTTTTAGAGTAATGCTAAACTGGAGATGagttaaaaacacacaggaatCATTGAAAACAAACGTTTATCTCCAGTGTTCAGCAAGGAAActtaatttaatatttggatTATTTGTTACAGCTTCAGATCTTTTGGGTCAGGAAGcaggggatcatgggtaatatccactgtTCAGGTGTGTTTTAGTTCAGTGAGTGGTACTACGTACTCACCGGATTGATATTAATCACCACAGGGGGCACTGTTGCTCAGTAAAGGTAACATAGTGCTGCTTTACCAGTTGACTGGATTGCTTGTTGATGTAAATCAGCCCAACTGACTAATATCAAGCCATTTCAATAGTAAGTGTAAAGCCAGAGGGATGCTAATGTAGCTAATTAGCTGAGCTGCACCATCTCTATTAATCCATCGGTCTGAGAATGAACTCATCCACAAAAGAAACATAATATGCAGGGAAAATTACAAGGAAGTCAATTATACAGATGCTTCTTCGTGAACAAACTGTGTATTACTAAACCGCTCAGTCAATAAAACTATGTATTGACTGAAATGATGTGCGGTCCTGACAGAGTACAGAGAACAGAGTAAATGAGAAGAAGCTCTGGGAGACTGTCCTGCCACGGCTTCGTCCCTGTCACCAAATATTTATTGAAGACGAATTTTCCTGTGCCACTTTCTGGCGTGACTGTGCTTTTAAGGTTCCAATTTTTGTTTCCTTACTATTTCCTAGCCTTAGCTTTTCCCCTCAGGCAGCACACAGGCGGTCTGACTCTgctgattggtggagcttgTTGGGTCTGACTGCAGCTATAGAGAGTGAACTCTGCTGTCACTGCTCCGAGCTGGGAAAATGTGCATGTTTTGGAAGGAAATCATCAAAATGATATTTTGATTTCATGGCCCAATGGCTTCAACATACACCCAAGTTAAGGCAGTGTTTTGATAATGGAATTTATTTGTGATTAATGCAAATTCAAGACCAAACATGATTGTAGTGGTTGCTGGATTAATAGCACCGCTTTACATGTAGTTTTTACGAGACCATTATGCGAGACAGAGATGAAACCTGTACATGCAGCAAAGAGTCTTAAGCCTCATTTATGCAGCCTTTCCGTACAGAAAGGATGACATGCTTCCTTTACGTTGGCATGTTGTTAGGCAACGATTTCCAGTGGTGCTGCTCTGTTTCGTCTGTTTCATCCGTATCCTCAAGCTTTCAGAAGACGAGCATAAATATGGATGTGAACACAGAGTATATAGACAGAGGAATCCGTCCATTTCCTCACACGTTTCTCAGGTttagcataaataaataaatcaataagcCTTTAATAGTATAGCTGGGTATGTTAATATCATTTGTTAACAAACACCTGTGTTAATTATGTCGCCATCACTGCTATGCTCGTTTTTGAAAGAGTTGTTTGTTACTTTTAATCTGATTTGATTTACTGTATACAATCACTTAGTAATAATACATTCTGATGTCTCAGCTCCTCTACCATTACTCCTCTGCAGTGAGCAGCTGGACTCCTGCTGTGGTTTTGAAGACCATTTTCTGCTTTAATCTACTGACTCTAATAGCTTCTTTGGTACAGTGCATGCTCAAGTATCTGtggaaagcacacacacacacacgcaaacctagattgtatttgactgttccaGATAATGACTCTCTTCATATCACTTACACAAACAGCTCCAGCACTAACTCTGTTTTGCCCTCTCTCCTTTTTAAAGTGTGTAACATGTGGCAAGGCCTTCAAGAAGCTGTGGTCATTACACGAGCACAACAAGATCGTCCATGGCTACGCCGAGAAGAAGTTCTCCTGCGAGATCTGTGAGAAGAAGT
The genomic region above belongs to Limanda limanda chromosome 20, fLimLim1.1, whole genome shotgun sequence and contains:
- the zbtb47b gene encoding zinc finger and BTB domain-containing protein 47, whose amino-acid sequence is MLIVEKTTDFPSAEFSLVEDVALHFTCLMDRLNEQRLFQPDLCDVDIVLVRQRSTFPAHKGVLAAYSPFFHSLFAQSKQLRRVDLSLDALTSQGLQQILNFIYTSKLLVSSRTVRDVLNAATLLQMSDIAASCRDLISSHSLRTTCTDMANQERLGSGDPAVAITASQLYREIKQESELGRVYTREGSSPFSVRVEEAGKTPSQQKQYYQKEEGKGGGAGSGALCKLESNGEESKSADSHSSFNRDQIIVEVNLNNQTLNVSKGSEGKSTSATETAIMFARCRDNERDSDDDEENELENDAIEEDEDDLQRGDLLGQSSEEEDEEEDEEEEENTLNIPGLEQTSIMDRPRRGIRALAMAGTTTSMRHTLAEATLANQRPGGKRSLDAEGLGQKVRLEEKQHFPCKKCPRIFNNRWYLEKHMNVTHNRMQICNNCGKRFLLESELLLHQQTDCEKSIQCVTCGKAFKKLWSLHEHNKIVHGYAEKKFSCEICEKKFYTMAHVRKHMVAHTKDMPFTCETCGKSFKRSMSLKVHSLQHSGEKPFKCENCSERFQYKYQLRSHMSIHIGHKQFMCQWCGKDFNMKQYFDEHMKTHTGEKPYICEICGKSFTSRPNMKRHRRTHTGEKPYPCEVCGQRFRFSNMLKAHREKCFRVSNPMVADGNGPIGLDHPLVSPAVDSSGQSQLGTVLPATSVTTPPAASSPHPLHGTQLSLPLLHPMGGLPPVPHLRPPPPLFSAGRMNSSN